A single window of Ornithorhynchus anatinus isolate Pmale09 chromosome 3, mOrnAna1.pri.v4, whole genome shotgun sequence DNA harbors:
- the HARBI1 gene encoding putative nuclease HARBI1, with amino-acid sequence MALPITILDCDLLLYGRGHRTLDRFKLDDVTDEYLISTYGFSREFIRYLVDLLGASLCRPTQRSRAISPETQILAALGFYTSGSFQTRMGDAVGISQASMSRCVANVTEALVERASRFIRFPEDEMSVQGLKGDFYGLAGMPGVVGVLDCTHVTIKAPNAEDLSYVNRKGLHSLNCLMVCDIRGTLLHVETHWPGSLRDSAVLQRSALAAQLEAGMPKDGWLLGDNAFYLRTWLMTPLPIPETPTECRYNLAHSATHNVIERTFRTLRFRFRCLDGSRGALQYSPEKSSHIILACCVLHNISLEHGLDVWSSPVTGLVEQPEEEVEHMESLDSEADRIRQELMLTHFS; translated from the exons ATGGCTCTGCCCATCACCATCCTGGACTGCGACCTCCTGCTCTACGGTCGGGGTCATCGGACGCTGGATCGCTTCAAACTGGACGACGTGACGGACGAGTACCTGATCTCCACGTACGGGTTTTCGCGGGAGTTCATTCGCTACCTGGTGGATCTCCTGGGAGCGAGCCTCTGCCGTCCCACGCAGCGGTCCAGGGCCATCAGCCCGGAGACCCAGATCCTGGCGGCGCTGGGCTTTTACACTTCGGGGTCTTTCCAGACGCGAATGGGAGACGCCGTCGGCATCAGCCAGGCCTCCATGAGCCGGTGCGTGGCCAACGTCACCGAGGCCCTGGTGGAACGGGCCTCCCGGTTCATCCGCTTCCCGGAGGACGAGATGTCCGTGCAGGGCCTGAAGGGCGATTTCTACGGGCTGGCGGGGATGCCCGGGGTGGTGGGAGTCCTGGACTGCACCCACGTGACGATCAAGGCGCCCAACGCGGAGGACCTCTCCTACGTGAACCGCAAGGGCCTGCATTCGTTAAACTGTCTGATGGTGTGCGACATCAGGGGGACGCTGCTGCACGTGGAGACCCACTGGCCGGGGAGCCTGCGCGACTCGGCCGTGCTGCAGCGGTCGGCCCTCGCCGCTCAGTTGGAAGCCGGGATGCCCAAAGACGGCTGGCTCCTCG GGGACAACGCCTTCTATCTTCGCACCTGGCTCATGACTCCGCTTCCCATCCCGGAAACCCCCACTGAGTGTCGTTACAACTTGGCCCATTCTGCCACCCACAATGTGATCGAGAGGACGTTCCGGACCCTCCGTTTCCGCTTCCGCTGCCTGGATGGATCCAGAGGGGCTCTACAGTACTCGCCAGAGAAATCCAGCCACATcatcctggcctgctgtgtcctccacaacatttccctgGAGCACGGGCTGGATGTGTGGTCCTCCCCTGTCACCGGTCTCGTGGAGCAgccggaggaagaggtggagcacATGGAGTCCCTGGATTCAGAAGCCGACCGCATCCGCCAGGAACTGATGCTCACTCATTTCAGCTAG